A genomic region of bacterium contains the following coding sequences:
- a CDS encoding aspartate-semialdehyde dehydrogenase codes for MSEGSEDAMTEQGYAVAVVGATGAVGQEMLRVLAEREFPVRELRALASERSAGRKVEFKGREYVVQELNDDSFAGVQVALFSAGGKVSERFCPVAARAGAICIDNTNAFRMDPAVPLVVPEVNPHAIARHKGIIANPNCSTIQMVVVLKPLHDAARIRRVVVSTYQATSGAGKKAMDELFHQTADLLNAREVTPKVFPYRIAFNVIPQIDVFLENGYTKEEMKMVNETKKIMEDESIRVTATTVRVPVFYGHSEAVNIETERKLTPAEARALLEKAPGVKVVDDPVNRRYPMPIEAAGQDLTFVGRIREDISVEHGLNLWISADNIRKGAATNAVQIAEILVRENRL; via the coding sequence ATGAGCGAAGGAAGCGAGGACGCGATGACGGAGCAGGGCTATGCGGTGGCGGTGGTCGGCGCGACGGGCGCCGTGGGGCAGGAGATGCTGCGGGTGCTCGCGGAGCGCGAGTTCCCGGTGCGCGAGCTGCGGGCGCTGGCCTCGGAGCGCTCGGCGGGCAGGAAGGTCGAGTTCAAGGGCCGCGAATACGTCGTGCAGGAGCTGAACGACGACTCCTTCGCGGGCGTGCAGGTGGCGCTCTTCTCGGCCGGCGGCAAGGTCTCGGAGCGCTTCTGCCCGGTGGCGGCGCGCGCGGGCGCGATCTGCATCGACAACACCAACGCCTTCCGCATGGACCCGGCGGTGCCGCTGGTGGTCCCCGAGGTCAACCCGCACGCGATTGCGCGGCACAAGGGCATCATCGCCAACCCGAACTGCTCGACGATCCAGATGGTGGTCGTGCTCAAGCCGCTGCACGACGCGGCGCGCATCCGCCGCGTGGTGGTCTCGACCTACCAGGCGACCTCCGGCGCAGGCAAGAAAGCGATGGACGAGCTGTTCCACCAGACGGCGGACCTGCTCAACGCCCGCGAGGTCACGCCGAAGGTCTTCCCGTACCGCATCGCCTTCAACGTCATCCCGCAGATCGACGTCTTCCTCGAGAACGGCTACACGAAGGAAGAGATGAAGATGGTCAACGAGACCAAGAAGATCATGGAGGACGAGTCGATCCGCGTCACGGCGACCACGGTGCGCGTCCCGGTCTTCTACGGGCACTCCGAGGCCGTGAACATCGAGACCGAGCGCAAGCTCACGCCCGCCGAGGCGCGCGCGCTCCTGGAGAAGGCGCCGGGCGTCAAGGTCGTCGACGACCCGGTGAACCGTCGCTACCCGATGCCGATCGAGGCCGCCGGGCAGGACCTGACCTTCGTCGGCCGCATCCGCGAGGACATCTCGGTCGAGCACGGCCTCAACCTCTGGATCAGCGCCGACAACATCCGCAAGGGGGCGGCCACCAATGCCGTCCAGATCGCGGAGATCCTCGTCCGCGAGAATCGGCTCTAG
- the leuC gene encoding 3-isopropylmalate dehydratase large subunit: MGMTITEKILAAKAGEAAVSPGQIVRVPVDLALANDITAPLAIQEFEKAGAAEVFDREKVVLVPDHFSPNKDIQSAEQCRVMREFARKHRITNYFELGRMGIEHALLPEAGLVRPGMVIVGADSHTCTYGALGAFATGMGSTDIAAAWVTGWTWLKVPPSLKFVFTGTPKPWVGGKDYILAVLGRIGVDGALYSAMEFCGPAIGKLGIDGRLTMCNMAIEGGGKNGIIAADAVVDEYLRGRTAVPYAKLASDADAAYVSVHEVDVSGLEPQVAKPHSPANVVGVSEVASVRIDQAFVGSCTNGRISDLREAAAVLRGRTVHPDVRMIVIPATQNIYRQAMKEGLLDLFVEAGAAVSTPTCGPCLGGHMGILAKGEVAVATSNRNFLGRMGHLQSEVYLAGPAVTAASAVLGRIAHPGELGVHP; this comes from the coding sequence ATGGGCATGACCATCACCGAGAAGATCCTCGCGGCGAAGGCCGGCGAGGCGGCGGTTTCGCCGGGACAGATCGTGCGGGTGCCGGTGGACCTGGCGCTCGCCAACGACATCACCGCGCCGCTGGCGATCCAGGAGTTCGAGAAGGCGGGCGCGGCCGAGGTCTTCGACCGCGAGAAGGTCGTGCTCGTGCCCGACCACTTCTCGCCGAACAAGGACATCCAGTCCGCCGAGCAGTGCCGGGTGATGCGGGAGTTCGCCCGCAAGCACAGGATCACGAACTACTTCGAACTGGGACGGATGGGCATCGAGCACGCGCTGCTGCCCGAGGCGGGGCTGGTGCGACCCGGCATGGTGATCGTCGGCGCTGACTCGCACACCTGCACCTACGGCGCGCTCGGCGCGTTCGCGACGGGCATGGGGAGCACGGACATCGCGGCGGCCTGGGTCACCGGCTGGACCTGGCTCAAGGTGCCGCCGTCGCTGAAGTTCGTCTTCACGGGGACGCCGAAGCCCTGGGTCGGTGGCAAGGACTACATCCTCGCCGTGCTCGGCAGGATCGGCGTCGACGGCGCGCTCTACTCGGCGATGGAGTTCTGCGGCCCGGCGATCGGGAAGCTCGGCATCGACGGGCGCCTGACGATGTGCAACATGGCCATCGAGGGCGGCGGCAAGAACGGCATCATCGCCGCGGATGCGGTCGTCGACGAGTACCTCAGGGGCCGCACCGCCGTGCCCTACGCGAAGCTCGCCAGCGACGCGGACGCCGCCTACGTCTCCGTGCACGAGGTCGACGTCTCGGGGCTGGAACCCCAGGTCGCGAAGCCGCACTCCCCGGCGAACGTGGTCGGCGTGAGCGAGGTCGCCTCGGTGCGCATCGACCAGGCCTTCGTCGGGTCCTGCACGAACGGCCGCATCTCGGACCTGCGCGAGGCCGCCGCCGTGCTGCGCGGCCGCACGGTCCATCCCGACGTGCGGATGATCGTGATCCCGGCGACCCAGAACATCTACCGCCAGGCGATGAAGGAGGGGCTGCTCGATCTCTTCGTCGAGGCCGGCGCGGCGGTGAGCACGCCGACCTGCGGCCCCTGCCTCGGCGGGCACATGGGGATCCTCGCGAAGGGGGAGGTCGCCGTCGCGACCTCGAACCGCAACTTCCTCGGGCGGATGGGCCACCTCCAGAGCGAGGTCTATCTCGCCGGACCCGCAGTGACCGCCGCCTCCGCGGTGCTCGGGCGGATCGCCCACCCGGGGGAACTGGGGGTGCACCCGTGA
- a CDS encoding 3-isopropylmalate dehydratase small subunit, which translates to MTIRGKAWKFGADVDTDIIIPARYLTTIDPLELAAHCMEPVSPDFPRRVQPGDVVVAGKNFGCGSSREHAPMALKGCGVAAVIAPTFARIFYRNAFNVGLPAIESAEAAAAIAEGDEVEIDLAAGRIVNHTRGERYAFAPIPPFMMELVAAGGLMAWLKGQKVK; encoded by the coding sequence GTGACCATCAGGGGCAAGGCCTGGAAGTTCGGCGCCGACGTCGACACCGACATCATCATCCCGGCGCGCTACCTGACGACCATCGACCCGCTGGAACTGGCGGCGCACTGCATGGAACCCGTGAGCCCGGACTTCCCGCGGCGCGTCCAGCCGGGCGACGTGGTGGTCGCGGGGAAGAACTTCGGCTGCGGCTCCTCGCGGGAGCACGCCCCCATGGCGCTCAAGGGCTGCGGCGTGGCCGCGGTGATCGCGCCGACGTTCGCCCGCATCTTCTACCGCAACGCCTTCAACGTCGGCCTGCCGGCGATCGAGTCCGCCGAGGCCGCGGCGGCGATCGCCGAGGGCGACGAGGTCGAGATCGACCTGGCCGCCGGCCGGATCGTGAACCACACGCGGGGGGAGCGCTACGCGTTCGCGCCGATCCCGCCGTTCATGATGGAACTGGTCGCCGCCGGCGGCCTCATGGCCTGGCTCAAGGGCCAGAAGGTGAAGTGA
- a CDS encoding universal stress protein, which yields MSGYQKVLVAVDGSEAGTNALRQACRLSAGSPWPPTVMTAYPRLKDTEVEVISGREDIGAALRAEATKVLERARAAAEEDGFTLSWSKAVEGSPFEAIVETALAGRYDLIVVGRRGRTRLERAFMGSVTARVIGYADTDVLVVPRDAELAWDRVLVPTDGSRHSRAAVERAVDLASHYRAALDVVSVVDAADEFQFAETPANLRQLLAAHAHQAVDSAVATAAAGGIKAEGFVAEGAAHAAIAGLVRERGTTVVVMGSHGRGGLRRLLMGSVAEKVIGAVSCPTLVARL from the coding sequence GTGAGCGGCTACCAGAAGGTCCTCGTCGCTGTCGACGGCTCGGAGGCCGGCACCAACGCGCTGCGGCAGGCCTGCCGCCTCAGCGCCGGCAGCCCCTGGCCGCCGACGGTCATGACCGCCTACCCGCGCCTGAAGGACACCGAGGTCGAGGTCATCAGCGGACGCGAGGACATCGGCGCGGCGCTGCGTGCCGAGGCGACGAAGGTCCTCGAGCGGGCGCGCGCCGCCGCCGAGGAAGACGGCTTCACCCTGTCCTGGTCGAAGGCCGTCGAGGGTTCCCCGTTCGAGGCCATCGTCGAGACGGCGCTCGCCGGGCGCTATGACCTGATCGTCGTCGGGCGCCGCGGACGCACGCGCCTCGAGCGCGCCTTCATGGGCAGCGTCACGGCGCGCGTCATCGGCTACGCGGACACCGACGTCCTGGTCGTGCCCCGTGATGCCGAACTCGCCTGGGATCGCGTCCTCGTGCCCACGGACGGCTCCCGCCACAGCCGCGCCGCGGTCGAGAGGGCGGTCGATCTCGCCAGCCACTACCGGGCGGCACTCGATGTCGTCTCCGTCGTCGACGCCGCCGACGAGTTCCAGTTCGCCGAGACGCCGGCCAACCTGCGCCAGCTCCTGGCCGCGCACGCCCACCAGGCCGTCGACTCGGCAGTCGCGACGGCCGCGGCGGGCGGCATCAAGGCGGAGGGCTTCGTGGCCGAGGGCGCCGCGCACGCCGCCATCGCCGGGCTCGTCAGGGAGCGGGGCACCACGGTCGTCGTCATGGGCAGCCACGGCCGCGGCGGCCTGCGGCGACTGCTGATGGGGAGCGTCGCCGAGAAGGTGATCGGGGCGGTTTCCTGCCCGACGCTGGTCGCGCGGCTGTAG
- a CDS encoding type II secretion system protein — translation MPSRSRRSSSARIGSSPHDPAQRGRAAGFTLLEVLVALAILGIGLGVIFPGIAMTLRLRREAADSARLSIVAEQVLGDLATRKKAPESPEEGDVGGCHWLLEPVGAPAPAAGAAGEPHGAELVQARLTVSTQGGPSWELLTLLPRGKPEAKP, via the coding sequence ATGCCGTCCAGATCGCGGAGATCCTCGTCCGCGAGAATCGGCTCTAGCCCGCACGATCCCGCGCAGCGGGGGCGGGCGGCGGGGTTCACGCTGCTCGAGGTCCTCGTGGCGCTCGCGATCCTCGGGATCGGGCTCGGCGTCATCTTTCCGGGGATCGCCATGACCCTGCGGCTGCGCCGCGAGGCCGCGGACAGCGCGCGGCTGTCGATCGTCGCCGAGCAGGTCCTCGGCGATCTCGCGACCCGCAAGAAGGCGCCGGAGTCGCCGGAGGAGGGGGACGTCGGCGGCTGCCACTGGCTGCTCGAACCGGTGGGGGCGCCGGCCCCCGCGGCCGGAGCGGCGGGCGAGCCGCACGGCGCCGAGCTGGTCCAGGCGCGGCTGACCGTCTCGACGCAGGGCGGGCCGAGCTGGGAGCTGCTCACGCTGCTGCCGCGCGGCAAGCCGGAGGCGAAGCCATGA